A window from Montipora capricornis isolate CH-2021 chromosome 7, ASM3666992v2, whole genome shotgun sequence encodes these proteins:
- the LOC138057519 gene encoding uncharacterized protein: protein MEQWCRFLVERHQGMRYSNWDWLQRIVAWLIRAFRIPVRPQSQIGVHRNLKTSQKFSPTPLTVVDVTEAEKKIVKAVQAQLFRVETDKMVLTGQLARLKPFEDEGILRVGGRLKHSELQYDAKYPMILPGKHQVTRLIVLHYHHLNGHVGSHEVFAEIRQRFWIVKGVSSVKCVLRKCHVCKRQSAKLGEQMTAQLPTGPNTRSKKNATLNKHYGCIFTCLRYRAVHIEVAEDLSTDSFINAVLRFVGRRGPPRIIYSDNGTNFRGAELDVVKALQVWDQEKIKTTLTRKGMDWKFNPPTASHQGGVWERLIRSIRRILYSLVGERLLNDEALRTFLVEVEKILNDRPITPVSSDLQDLEVLTPNHILLLRRNPSSAPDVFKESDKFKARWKHIHLLAYHFWQWWTKEYLPTLQERQKWLRPQPNFEVGDLLLMADRNTPRGQWPKALVEQTFPDSEGLVCQVVIRTADGVYRRDVRLFKFRKTPELSFREERVGFSSRSIHEALVVTTD from the exons ATGGAACAATGGTGCAGATTTCTTGTGGAAAGACACCAAGGAATG CGCTATTCAAATTGGGACTGGCTACAGAGAATAGTTGCTTGGCTCATTCGTGCCTTTCGCATACCTGTACGTCCACAGTCACAGATTGGAGTGCACCGAAATTTAAAAACAAGCCAAAAGTTCAGTCCTACACCATTGACAGTCGTTGATGTAACTGAGGCAGAGAAGAAGATTGTTAAGGCCGTACAGGCACAGTTGTTCCGTGTTGAGACTGATAAGATGGTGTTAACAGGTCAACTTGCTCGACTTAAACCATTTGAAGATGAAGGAATACTACGTGTTGGAGGAAGATTGAAGCATTCAGAGCTGCAGTATGATGCTAAGTACCCCATGATACTACCAGGAAAGCATCAAGTTACAAGGTTGATAGTTCTTCATTACCATCATTTGAATGGGCATGTAGGAAGCCATGAAGTTTTTGCTGAAATTAGACAACGGTTCTGGATAGTCAAGGGAGTGTCTTCAGTTAAGTGCGTCCTCAGGAAGTGCCATGTTTGCAAGCGTCAGAGTGCCAAGTTGGGAGAGCAAATGACAGCGCAGCTTCCA ACCGGGCCCAACACCAGATCAAAGAAGAATGCAACCCTGAACAAGCACTATGGATGCATCTTCACTTGCTTAAGGTATAGAGCAGTCCACATAGAAGTGGCCGAAGACCTCTCTACAGATAGTTTCATCAATGCAGTTTTGCGCTTCGTTGGTCGACGAGGTCCTCCAAGGATTATCTACAGTGATAATGGTACCAACTTCAGAGGAGCGGAGTTAGACGTCGTCAAAGCTTTGCAAGTGTGGGATCAGGAGAAGATTAAGACCACCTTGACCCGAAAAGGTATGGACTGGAAGTTCAATCCACCTACGGCGAGTCACCAAGGCGGAGTTTGGGAAAGACTGATACGTTCCATCAGAAGAATCTTGTACTCATTAGTTGGAGAACGCCTTCTAAATGATGAAGCATTACGGACATTTCTGGTAGAAGTGGAGAAGATTTTGAATGATAGACCTATTACACCAGTGTCAAGTGATCTGCAAGATCTAGAAGTACTAACGCCAAATCACATCCTTCTGTTGCGCAGAAATCCCTCATCTGCTCCAGATGTGTTTAAAGAATCAGATAAGTTCAAAGCAAGATGGAAGCACATTCATCTCCTTGCATATCATTTTTGGCAATGGTGGACTAAAGAGTACTTGCCAACACTTCAGGAGCGCCAAAAGTGGTTGCGTCCTCAGCCAAACTTTGAAGTAGGAGATTTGCTTCTAATGGCAGATCGGAACACGCCTCGTGGGCAATGGCCTAAAGCATTGGTTGAGCAGACATTCCCAGACAGTGAAGGATTGGTGTGTCAAGTGGTCATTAGAACGGCAGATGGAGTCTACCGTCGAGATGTGCGACTGTTTAAGTTTAGAAAGACTCCCGAGTTGTCTTTCAGGGAGGAGCGTGTAGGTTTCAGTTCCCGATCGATACATGAAGCTTTAGTTGTTACCACAGACTAG